TGGATGCCACGGCGTATGTCCGGGGGGATGGCCCGCCGCAGCAGGTCATCCTCGACAAGAAGGCGCGCAAGCCCGCGCCGGTGATGGTGCCTCCGGGGGAGTACACGGTGGACGTGCTCGCCAAGGGCTTCCTGGCGCAGACGCGTCGGATCACCGTCTCGCGCGAGAAGGCGACCTCCGTGGCCTTCATGCTGACGCGCGCGCCGGTGAAGAAGGGGCAGCAGGCCCAGGTGAAGAACGAGCGCGTGGAGCTGCCCAAGCCGCCGCGCTTCGCGGACAAGCAGTCCGCGCCGCGCAAGGGCACCACGAGCGGCCTGTCCCTCTTGGTGGACATGCTCGTGCGGGACGAGTCGTTGCGGCTGCGCATCGAGGGCCACACCGACAACCGCGAGGCTCCGGCCCCGGCGCGTCAGGCCCTCTCCGAGGCGCGCGCGAAGGCGGTGGTGGAGCTGCTGGTCCGCGAGGGGCTCGACCCGGCGCGCGTCGAGTCCGTCGGGCTGGGGGATACGCGCCCCAAGGCCCCGAACCTGATTCCCCGTGGCCGCGACCTGAACCGGCGCGTGGAGCTGGTGCTGCTGCGCGGGAAGTAGCCCGCTTGCCTCAGCGCCGGGCGTCGCGCGGACCCTGCGCGGGGCTCACCACGTAGGCGCCCGTCTTCGCGTCCACGCGCGTGCGAGGCACCCGCCGGCTCTCCTCGAACTGCTGGTACGCGGGCTGGAGACTTCGCCAGAAGGCGACGAGGTCCGCGTCGCGGCCCGCGCGTTCCTCCAGCTTCGCCAGGCCCTGGGCGGTGAGCCGCCGGGGGAAGATGTGGATGGGCGTGTCCCGCTTCGTCTTCGCGCGCGTGTCCAGGGTCATGAGGTACAGCTCCTCGATGGGCGCGTCCTGGATGGCGATGCAGCCGATGCTCACGCAGTCGCCGTGGACGAAGATGTCCCCGCCGAGCGGGACTCCGGCGCGCTGATGGTGGCGGTCGGCCGCGTTGGGGTAGCTGACGCGGATGGACAGGTGGTAGCTGCTCCACGGGTTGAAGAGGTCGAGCGTGTAGAAGCCCTCCGGCACCTGGAGGTCGCCCTGTCGCCGCTTGGGCCCGAGCTCGCCGGAGGCCGCGCAGAACGGGTATGTCTTCACCTTCGCCAGCGGGCCCCGGGCGGGCCCCGCCCAGACCTCCAGCTCGCGCTCGTGCTTGAAGGCTCGGACGTAGAGCTGCTCCGGGGGCCACGGGACGCCCGCCTTGGCGAACAGGGCGGTGACGGCCCGCATCCGCTGCTTGCGGGCGGTGGCGACGCGATCCCCAGCCGAGGCCGTCATCGACAGGAGGAGCGCGCAACAGGCGAGGAGCATGGACGAGGCGTGCGTCATGCCGCGTGGGACGCTCCTGGCCGCGTGGCCGTTCCCGCGCGCGTGATTCACGGCGTGAAGCGCTCCCGGCGCAGGGGCCGCCATCGGTAGGCGCATTCGGTGAGGTGCAGGACGGAGTCGAGCCGGGCACCCGGCGCGAGCGGCCCCTCCTCGAGGTATTCGCAGTACAGCTCCACGGGGCTGGCGAAGCGGGCGTTCCAGGGCTCCCGGTCGATGGTGAGCACGTAGACGTACTCTCCGGACACGCCCAGCGCGTCGTAGCATTCGACGAGCGGCTCGTGCAGGTCGTCCAACCCGGTCCAGACGCTGCCGGGAGGGGGCTCGGTGCGGGGGCGCGTATCGAACACGCCCACCAGCCGGCCCCCGGGGAAGGCTGCGTCCGGGTCCACCGCGAGCGTGAGCAGCTCTCCCTCGCGCGCCATCACCATCTGGGCTTCTCCGAACGCGTGGAAGCGGAACTCGTCGAGCGCGTTGCCCACCCGTCGCATCACCGGGTCGTTGGTCTCGCTGCGCACGAAGTAGCCGCCCCGGCGCCACTCGCCGCGCGCGTCGCGGTAGCGCACTGCGGCTCGGTAGCTCGCCTGGTAGAAGCACACGCCGAGCAGGGGCGCCACGCCCTGGGGACGCATGTCGCGCAGCGAGGACATCAGCACCTGGACCCACGCGGTGCCCCGGTGCAGCTCGGGCTCCAGCGGCGTGGGCAGCAGTCGGGCGAGTCGCTCCGGGTCCACCGCGTAGTTGAGCGACACGGCCTCCACCCAGTGCGTCTGGACCTGGGTGAGCCATGGGATGGAGGGACACGTCTCCATTCCGGGCGTGCTGGGGCTGACGTCGTAGCGCTGCTCGAGCGCCCGGTGGGCGTCTCTCAGGGCTTCATGGCCGGAGGCGGTGAGGACCCAATGCGGGCGCTCCCGGCTCGCGTAGCCCGGGCCCACCAACCCCTCCAGCGCCTTCGCCGGGTCGGTGACGCCGGCCGCGCCGAGCCGCTGGAGGAGCTCCGCCTCCGCGAGCCCGAGCGGCTCGGAGGCCAGGGCCACCAGCGCCGCGAGCGACTCGGGGCTCATACCAGCTTCGCCTCGCGCGCGCCCGAGGCGAGCCTGCGCAGCCGGGCGCGGTGCAACGCGAGGCCTCCGCCGAATTGCACCAGGAACCAGAGCGCCGCGAGCGCGCCGAAGGCGTGGTCGGGGATGGCCGTCATCACCAGCGACATCCCCGCGAAGAAGGCCGCCACGGCGAACCAGACGCGACCCATGAGCGCGCCCATCATCGAGAAGGCCGTGGCGAAGAGCACGCAGGCCACCGCGGGCATGAACATGGGGGCCAGCCCGAGCCGCCAGTTGATGAGCGCCACCAAAACCATGCCGGCGATGAACGTCGTCCAGATGGCCCAGATCTGCCGCTCGATGAACGAGCGCGCCCCCGCCGACTGGCCCCGCTTCAGGACGAAGATGGAGAGGGCATTGAACCCGAGGACGATGCTCCAGAGGAGCACATAGGGCCCGGGTGCGCGTTGCCCCTGGTCCCATTGCCACTGAGTGCAGGCGAAC
The genomic region above belongs to Myxococcus stipitatus and contains:
- a CDS encoding L,D-transpeptidase family protein translates to MTHASSMLLACCALLLSMTASAGDRVATARKQRMRAVTALFAKAGVPWPPEQLYVRAFKHERELEVWAGPARGPLAKVKTYPFCAASGELGPKRRQGDLQVPEGFYTLDLFNPWSSYHLSIRVSYPNAADRHHQRAGVPLGGDIFVHGDCVSIGCIAIQDAPIEELYLMTLDTRAKTKRDTPIHIFPRRLTAQGLAKLEERAGRDADLVAFWRSLQPAYQQFEESRRVPRTRVDAKTGAYVVSPAQGPRDARR
- a CDS encoding DUF2071 domain-containing protein, whose product is MSPESLAALVALASEPLGLAEAELLQRLGAAGVTDPAKALEGLVGPGYASRERPHWVLTASGHEALRDAHRALEQRYDVSPSTPGMETCPSIPWLTQVQTHWVEAVSLNYAVDPERLARLLPTPLEPELHRGTAWVQVLMSSLRDMRPQGVAPLLGVCFYQASYRAAVRYRDARGEWRRGGYFVRSETNDPVMRRVGNALDEFRFHAFGEAQMVMAREGELLTLAVDPDAAFPGGRLVGVFDTRPRTEPPPGSVWTGLDDLHEPLVECYDALGVSGEYVYVLTIDREPWNARFASPVELYCEYLEEGPLAPGARLDSVLHLTECAYRWRPLRRERFTP